The following coding sequences are from one Peromyscus eremicus chromosome X, PerEre_H2_v1, whole genome shotgun sequence window:
- the LOC131899729 gene encoding LOW QUALITY PROTEIN: protein SET-like (The sequence of the model RefSeq protein was modified relative to this genomic sequence to represent the inferred CDS: inserted 2 bases in 1 codon), producing the protein MEILTLSRHPAAYFLHGLLQFIFKEYIMEFLRVPSCCEHRPPASGSWPLPLCHGPKRQSALLPQSKKPKSAPAPKLEDKSASPGLPKGEKEQQKAIEHIDEVQNEIDRLNEQASEEILKVEQKYNKLRQPFFQKRSELIAKIPNFWVTTFVNHPQVSALLGEEDEEALHYLTRVEVTEFEDIKSGYRIDFYFDENPYFENKVLSKEFHLNESGDPSSKSTEIKWKPGRDLTKCSSQXQNKASRKRQHEEPESFFTWFTDHSGAGAAELGEVIKDDIWSTPLQYYLVPDMDEEGEAEDDDDDDEEEEGLEDIDEEGDEDEGEEDEDDDEGEEGEEDEGEDD; encoded by the exons ATGGAGATTCTCACGCTGTCCCGCCACCCAGCTGCCTACTTCTTACATGGGCTGCTGCAATTCATTTTCAAAGAGTACATCATGGAA TTCCTGCGAGTTCCTTCCTGCTGTGAGCATCGGCCGCCGGCCTCTGGCTCCTGGCCTCTTCCCTTGTGCCATGGCCCCAAACGGCAATCTGCGCTCCTGCCTCAGTCCAAGAAACCCAAATCGGCTCCTGCCCCGAAGCTGGAGGACAAGTCGGCCTCTCCCGGCCTGCcgaagggagaaaaagaacagCAAAAAGCAATTGAACACATTGACGAAGTACAAAATGAAATAGACAGACTTAATGAACAAGCCAGTGAGGAAATTTTGAAAGTAGAACAAAAATATAACAAACTCCGCCAACCATTTTTTCAGAAGAGGTCAGAATTGATCGCTAAAATCCCAAATTTTTGGGTAACAACATTTGTCAACCATCCACAAGTGTCTGCACTGCTtggggaggaagatgaagaggctCTGCATTACTTGACCAGAGTTGAAGTGACAGAATTTGAAGACATTAAATCAGGTTAcagaatagatttttattttgatgaaaatccttactttgaaaataaagttCTCTCCAAAGAATTTCATCTGAATGAGAGTGGCGATCCATCTTCAAAGTCCACTGAAATCAAATGGAAACCAGGAAGGGATTTGACAAAATGCTCAAGTCA ACAGAATAAGGCCAGCAGGAAGAGGCAGCATGAAGAGCCGGAGAGCTTCTTCACCTGGTTCACTGACCATTCTGGTGCAGGTGCAGCTGAGTTAGGAGAGGTCATCAAAGACGATATTTGGTCAACCCCCCTGCAGTACTATTTGGTTCCTGATATGGATGaagaaggagaggcagaagatgatgatgatgatgatgaagaagaggaaggctTGGAAGATATTGATGAGGAAGGGGATGAAGATGAAGgtgaagaagatgaagatgatgatgaaggggaggaaggagaggaggatgaagGCGAGGATGACTAG